One Flavobacteriales bacterium genomic window, GCAATATCACGAAGCGACCACGTATAATATAAACCTGACTCTGTTTCACTGGTGGCATATGACAGTTCAATATGACACAGTGCCCCATCATTTTTTTTATCAGGAACAGGGGATTGCTCTTTTGTAACTCAACAAAGTTCTTAAATGTCCAGGTGGTTGAATGGTCAAGTATATTTCCCGAAGCGCCGCCCTCAATGAGGTCGTAAAGGTATTTACCATGAAGGAGTTCTTTATCATACCCAAGCTGCGCACTTGATCTTTGGTTAGCAAATATGATAATGCCGTTATGATCGGTGACTATAAGCGGAACGGGAGCTGTTTCGAACAAATTCTTAAACAGAGCGTCGGAGTTCATTTGTGGTGATTTGGTTTATAAAATCCACAATGGCCTGGCTCGGAGGTAGAAA contains:
- a CDS encoding PAS domain S-box protein gives rise to the protein MNSDALFKNLFETAPVPLIVTDHNGIIIFANQRSSAQLGYDKELLHGKYLYDLIEGGASGNILDHSTTWTFKNFVELQKSNPLFLIKKMMGHCVILNCHMPPVKQSQVYIIRGRFVILLMRNGWRMIFRKG